A part of Haloarchaeobius sp. HME9146 genomic DNA contains:
- the uvrA gene encoding excinuclease ABC subunit UvrA, whose translation MTKEYIEVRGAEEHNLKDLDVRIPREQFNVVTGLSGSGKSSLAFETVYAEGQRRYIESLSAYARNFLGQMDKPQVETVEGLSPAISIDQKNAANNPRSTVGTVTELHDYLRLLYARVGTPHCPECGREVGEQSAQTMVSRLLDLPEGTKAMIAAPVVRDQKGAFEDLFDDLVSEGYARVEVDGEQYDLTIEKPELDENYDHTIDVIVDRVKLSTESRARIGDSVETALEEAEGLLKVILPDPPEDVDIGGSESRSTGDLAGEGDDRLVLEFSEDLACTHCGIDFAEIETRSFSFNSPHGACPECEGIGETKEVSEDLVVLDESKPIKHAFEPWSYNRSYYRTRLDNVAAHFGVSVDTPLEDLDEDVKRQFLYGTDEEVVFKRQTKNGIRRKEKRFEGIIPNLERRYVETDSQGTREHIEDYMSVTECPACEGTRLKPASRSVLIADTAITEINGMSIGDALEHFEGLEAHLNERETHIAEEILKEIRARLGFMTEVGLEYLTLDREASTLSGGESQRIRLATQIGSGLVGVLYVLDEPSIGLHQRDNDRLLNTLEELRDLGNTLIVVEHDEETMRRADNVIDMGPGPGKRGGEVVAQGDADDIMGTEGSITGDFLAGRKQIPVPATRRTADSHLTIEGARQHNLTDIDVDIPMGCFTAITGVSGSGKSTLMHDVLYKSLVRRMNDNKSVKPGEHDDISGIDNIETVRLIDQSPIGRTPRSNPATYTGVFDYIRELFAETKLSKQRGYKKGRFSFNVKGGRCEECGGQGTVKIEMNFLSDVYVPCEECDGARYNDATLDVTYKGATIADVLDMSVEEAYDFFESSSRIRRKLKLLKDVGLDYMKLGQPSTTLSGGEAQRVKLAEELGKRDTGNTLYLLDEPTTGLHSADEKKLIDVLHRLVDNDNTVVVIEHELDLVKNADHVIDLGPEGGEKGGQLVAEGTPEELAEHDDSHTGRYLRDLLPSVDREGPRGQRVEPETREMAVPTDDD comes from the coding sequence ATGACCAAGGAGTACATCGAGGTCAGGGGTGCCGAGGAGCACAACCTCAAGGACCTCGACGTGCGTATCCCCCGCGAGCAGTTCAACGTCGTCACCGGGCTCTCGGGGTCGGGCAAGTCCTCGCTCGCGTTCGAGACGGTGTACGCCGAGGGCCAGCGCCGATACATCGAGTCGCTCTCTGCCTACGCGAGGAACTTCCTCGGGCAGATGGACAAACCGCAGGTCGAGACGGTCGAGGGGCTTTCCCCGGCGATCTCCATCGACCAGAAGAACGCGGCGAACAACCCGCGGTCGACGGTCGGGACCGTGACGGAACTCCACGACTATCTCCGCCTGCTGTACGCCCGCGTCGGCACGCCGCACTGTCCCGAGTGTGGCCGTGAGGTCGGCGAGCAGTCCGCCCAGACGATGGTGTCTCGCCTGCTCGACCTCCCCGAGGGGACGAAGGCGATGATCGCCGCGCCGGTCGTCCGCGACCAGAAGGGCGCGTTCGAGGACCTGTTCGACGACCTCGTCTCGGAAGGCTATGCGAGGGTCGAGGTCGACGGCGAACAGTACGACCTCACCATCGAGAAACCCGAACTCGACGAGAACTACGACCACACCATCGACGTCATCGTCGACCGCGTGAAGCTCTCGACGGAGTCCCGGGCACGCATCGGCGACTCGGTCGAGACCGCCCTGGAGGAGGCCGAGGGCCTGCTGAAGGTCATCCTCCCCGACCCGCCGGAGGACGTGGACATCGGCGGCTCCGAGTCCCGCTCGACCGGCGACCTGGCAGGTGAGGGCGACGACCGACTCGTCCTCGAGTTCTCCGAGGACCTCGCCTGCACGCACTGCGGCATCGACTTCGCCGAGATAGAGACGCGCAGTTTCTCGTTCAACTCTCCCCATGGCGCGTGCCCGGAGTGTGAGGGTATCGGCGAGACGAAGGAGGTCTCCGAGGACCTGGTCGTCCTCGACGAGTCCAAACCTATCAAGCACGCCTTCGAGCCGTGGAGCTACAACCGGTCGTACTACCGGACCCGGCTCGACAACGTCGCGGCCCACTTCGGCGTCTCGGTCGACACCCCCCTCGAGGACCTCGACGAGGACGTGAAACGGCAGTTCCTCTACGGCACCGACGAGGAGGTCGTGTTCAAGCGCCAGACGAAGAACGGTATCCGGCGCAAGGAGAAGCGCTTCGAGGGCATCATCCCGAACCTCGAACGCCGCTACGTCGAGACCGACTCGCAGGGCACCCGCGAGCACATCGAGGACTACATGTCCGTCACCGAGTGCCCGGCGTGTGAGGGGACCCGACTCAAGCCCGCCTCCCGGTCGGTGCTCATCGCGGACACCGCCATCACGGAGATAAACGGCATGAGCATCGGCGACGCGCTGGAACACTTCGAGGGGCTCGAAGCCCACCTGAACGAGCGCGAGACCCACATCGCCGAGGAGATCCTCAAGGAGATTCGCGCCCGTCTCGGCTTCATGACCGAGGTCGGCCTTGAGTACCTCACGCTGGACCGCGAAGCCTCCACACTTTCGGGTGGAGAGAGCCAGCGCATCCGCCTCGCGACCCAGATCGGCTCCGGCCTCGTCGGCGTCCTCTACGTGCTGGACGAGCCGAGCATCGGCCTGCATCAGCGCGACAACGACCGGCTGCTCAACACCCTCGAGGAGCTTCGCGACCTCGGGAACACCCTCATCGTCGTCGAACACGACGAGGAGACGATGCGCCGCGCCGACAACGTCATCGACATGGGCCCCGGTCCGGGCAAGCGCGGTGGCGAGGTCGTCGCACAGGGTGATGCGGACGACATCATGGGCACCGAGGGCTCCATCACCGGCGACTTCCTCGCCGGCCGCAAGCAGATTCCCGTGCCCGCCACCCGGCGCACCGCTGACAGCCACCTCACCATCGAGGGGGCCCGCCAGCACAACCTCACGGACATCGACGTGGACATCCCGATGGGCTGTTTCACCGCCATCACCGGCGTCTCCGGCTCCGGGAAGTCCACCCTGATGCACGACGTGCTGTACAAGAGCCTCGTCCGCCGGATGAACGACAACAAGTCGGTGAAACCCGGCGAACACGACGACATCTCCGGCATCGACAACATCGAGACGGTCCGCCTCATCGACCAGTCGCCCATCGGTCGCACCCCACGGTCGAACCCGGCGACCTACACCGGCGTCTTCGACTACATCCGCGAGCTGTTCGCCGAGACCAAGCTCTCGAAGCAGCGCGGCTACAAGAAGGGCCGCTTCTCGTTCAACGTCAAGGGCGGCCGCTGTGAGGAGTGTGGCGGGCAGGGTACCGTCAAGATCGAGATGAACTTCCTCTCGGACGTGTACGTTCCCTGCGAGGAGTGTGACGGCGCGCGCTACAACGACGCCACGCTCGACGTGACCTACAAGGGCGCGACCATCGCAGACGTGCTCGACATGAGCGTCGAGGAGGCGTACGACTTCTTCGAGTCCTCCTCGCGCATCCGCCGCAAACTCAAGCTGCTGAAGGATGTGGGCCTGGACTACATGAAGCTCGGCCAGCCCTCGACCACCCTTTCGGGTGGGGAGGCCCAGCGCGTCAAGCTCGCCGAGGAACTGGGTAAGCGCGACACCGGCAACACGCTCTACCTGCTGGACGAGCCGACGACCGGCCTGCACTCGGCCGACGAGAAGAAGCTCATCGACGTGCTCCACCGGCTGGTCGACAACGACAACACGGTCGTCGTCATCGAACACGAGCTCGACCTCGTGAAGAACGCCGACCACGTCATCGACCTCGGCCCCGAGGGCGGCGAGAAGGGCGGCCAGCTCGTCGCCGAGGGGACGCCCGAAGAACTCGCCGAACATGACGACTCCCACACCGGGCGCTACCTCCGCGACCTGCTTCCCAGCGTGGACCGCGAGGGCCCACGCGGCCAGCGCGTCGAACCCGAGACGCGCGAGATGGCGGTGCCGACCGACGACGACTGA
- a CDS encoding sulfatase, with translation MTDDARATVLITVDSLRADALDLDSEDTHTPTLRSLADDATVFENAFAQGNWTPFSFPSILGGTPVFADGPRIGVGPGATLAETLQRAGVTTGGFNASNGFLTAYWGYDRGFEEFDAFHAEATNPVSKLFSAHPTWQAWAQFATQPMRAAVRRLKGEESYPAENTSRMRDVENAAISFIENAEGEFFCWIHYMDTHTPYVPAPVHVREVADEPFSTLRMLSPHFRTGLGRGIEEGSKTLADLQTLYKAAALQVDQSIGRVLSALEDAGIRDETCVVVAGDHGEEFLEHGHLAHYPKLYRELVEVPFIVDAPESDGQRVSDPVALDAIPPTVCDAMGVRAPDHYTGESVMPTVHDGVAPEQEPVVSVTVRGDSVTQQPIPRRLGDGDVLVSARSEEWTYIEHPEAGERELYDRQADPEEQDDQWDGEPPNEVVARLQSAAEQRVMALDSVADASRSDTDRGEDEEVVPEEIEDRLSALGYK, from the coding sequence ATGACCGACGACGCACGAGCAACCGTCTTGATCACCGTCGATTCGTTGCGGGCGGATGCGCTCGACCTCGACTCGGAGGACACACACACGCCGACCCTCCGGTCTCTGGCCGACGACGCGACCGTCTTCGAGAACGCCTTCGCACAGGGCAACTGGACGCCCTTCTCCTTCCCGAGCATCCTCGGGGGCACGCCAGTGTTCGCCGATGGCCCACGTATCGGGGTCGGCCCCGGTGCCACGCTCGCGGAGACGCTCCAGCGCGCCGGGGTCACCACCGGTGGCTTCAACGCCTCGAACGGCTTCCTCACCGCCTACTGGGGCTACGACCGCGGCTTCGAGGAGTTCGACGCCTTCCACGCCGAGGCGACGAACCCGGTGAGCAAGCTGTTCTCCGCGCACCCGACCTGGCAGGCCTGGGCACAGTTCGCCACGCAGCCGATGCGCGCAGCAGTCCGCCGACTCAAGGGTGAGGAGAGCTACCCGGCCGAGAACACCTCGCGGATGCGCGACGTGGAGAACGCGGCCATCTCGTTCATCGAGAACGCCGAGGGCGAATTCTTCTGCTGGATCCACTACATGGACACCCACACGCCGTACGTCCCGGCACCGGTACACGTCCGCGAGGTCGCCGACGAGCCGTTCAGCACGCTGCGGATGCTCAGCCCGCACTTCCGCACCGGCCTCGGCCGTGGCATCGAGGAGGGAAGCAAGACGCTGGCCGACCTGCAGACGCTGTACAAGGCCGCTGCCCTGCAGGTCGACCAGAGCATCGGCCGCGTCCTCTCGGCGCTCGAAGACGCCGGCATCCGCGACGAGACCTGCGTCGTCGTCGCAGGCGACCACGGCGAGGAGTTCCTCGAACACGGTCACCTCGCACACTACCCGAAGCTCTACCGCGAGCTCGTCGAGGTCCCGTTCATCGTCGACGCACCCGAGAGCGACGGCCAGCGGGTATCCGACCCGGTCGCACTCGACGCGATTCCGCCGACGGTGTGTGACGCGATGGGCGTCCGCGCACCGGACCACTACACCGGCGAGAGCGTCATGCCGACGGTCCACGACGGCGTCGCGCCCGAGCAGGAGCCGGTCGTCTCCGTCACCGTCAGGGGGGACTCGGTCACCCAGCAGCCGATTCCGCGTCGGCTCGGCGACGGCGACGTGCTCGTCAGCGCCCGGAGCGAGGAGTGGACGTACATCGAGCACCCCGAGGCCGGCGAGCGAGAGCTCTACGACCGCCAGGCAGACCCCGAGGAGCAAGACGACCAGTGGGACGGCGAGCCACCGAACGAGGTCGTCGCGCGGCTCCAGTCCGCCGCCGAGCAACGCGTCATGGCGCTCGACTCCGTCGCGGACGCGTCGCGCTCGGACACGGACCGCGGCGAGGACGAGGAGGTCGTCCCCGAGGAGATCGAAGACCGATTGAGCGCGCTCGGCTACAAGTAG
- a CDS encoding geranylgeranyl reductase family protein, which yields MYDFVVVGAGPAGARFARRASEAGYDVLALEQGRVGEPLACSGHVSTDIWEFTGDGARDELLQNEVFGARFHVGGPHSNAHEFYKREVVSNVIDRVGLDRHLADLAREAGADLREQHTVTGVEEHRDRVEVTARGPDGVETHEGKMVVGADGPRSRVRQALGLPEPGELLHGVLGFSDEPDPQDFVDVHLTAPRFFAWRIPRDESGVEYGLACPPGEQVNELFDELVAGYDVDIVRRCSGLIPIGPPGVVTTRRGLLVGDAAAQTKPFTGGGILYGMTCADHAVRTVDPDDPRTLADYESAWRDDLASEIRLGHWIRKAYSLPEPVQTLGLSTLSGEIGVHMDRPTSLFSTDQLKAFLR from the coding sequence ATGTACGACTTCGTCGTGGTCGGCGCTGGTCCCGCCGGCGCACGCTTCGCCCGCCGCGCCAGCGAGGCGGGATACGACGTCCTCGCACTCGAACAGGGCCGCGTCGGTGAGCCGCTGGCCTGTTCGGGACACGTCAGCACCGACATCTGGGAGTTCACCGGTGACGGTGCCCGCGATGAGCTGCTCCAGAACGAGGTGTTCGGGGCGCGCTTCCACGTCGGCGGCCCCCATAGCAACGCCCACGAGTTCTACAAGCGCGAGGTCGTCTCGAACGTCATCGACCGGGTCGGTCTCGACCGGCATCTCGCCGACCTCGCCCGCGAGGCCGGGGCGGACCTCCGCGAACAGCACACTGTGACGGGTGTCGAGGAGCATCGCGACCGCGTCGAGGTCACGGCTCGCGGCCCCGACGGTGTCGAGACCCACGAGGGGAAGATGGTCGTCGGCGCGGACGGCCCGCGCTCGCGGGTCCGGCAGGCACTCGGCCTCCCCGAGCCCGGGGAACTGCTCCACGGCGTCCTCGGCTTCTCAGACGAACCCGACCCACAGGACTTCGTGGACGTCCACCTCACCGCGCCCCGGTTCTTCGCGTGGCGCATCCCCCGGGACGAGTCCGGCGTCGAGTACGGGCTGGCCTGTCCCCCGGGTGAACAGGTGAACGAGCTGTTCGACGAACTCGTCGCGGGCTACGACGTGGACATCGTCCGCCGGTGTTCCGGGCTCATCCCCATCGGCCCCCCGGGCGTCGTGACGACCCGCCGCGGGTTGCTGGTCGGTGACGCGGCTGCACAGACGAAACCGTTCACCGGCGGTGGCATCCTCTACGGGATGACCTGTGCGGACCACGCGGTCCGGACGGTCGACCCCGACGACCCGCGCACGCTTGCAGACTACGAGTCGGCGTGGCGTGACGACCTCGCCAGCGAGATTCGACTCGGCCACTGGATTCGCAAGGCGTACTCGCTCCCCGAGCCGGTGCAGACGCTCGGGCTGTCGACGCTGTCCGGCGAGATCGGCGTCCACATGGACCGTCCCACCTCGCTGTTTTCGACGGACCAGCTGAAAGCGTTCCTGCGCTGA
- a CDS encoding PAS domain-containing protein, with protein sequence MSDFDAPSPPRAVALVLADSGNEHVLTTWLDEHGIAAEAIEPGDPLPEDTSLCLVDIGALSRAAAVIRRQKEQRDEVDEFLPCLLVVPQRLGPRVAASDDTRFDFVDELITVPIDPKTLRHRIDSLLEQHRPGEEATGTLSLGAVVEALPFATFVVVDGVVTELNSTLSRALGADPEDLHGRRLDELVATEDRDRVERLFGRPELSVEHVRLVGGTESLSVELRPITIENGTVSGYLGISRDRDETRD encoded by the coding sequence GTGAGTGATTTCGACGCCCCCTCACCTCCACGCGCTGTCGCACTCGTGCTGGCAGACAGTGGGAACGAGCACGTCTTGACGACGTGGCTCGACGAGCACGGCATCGCCGCGGAAGCCATCGAGCCGGGCGACCCACTGCCAGAGGACACCAGCCTCTGTCTGGTCGACATCGGTGCGCTGTCGCGTGCAGCCGCCGTGATACGTCGTCAGAAGGAGCAGCGGGACGAGGTTGACGAGTTCCTTCCCTGCTTGCTGGTGGTCCCACAGCGCCTCGGCCCTCGGGTCGCCGCCAGCGACGACACCCGGTTCGACTTCGTCGACGAGCTCATCACGGTCCCGATAGACCCCAAGACACTCCGCCACCGTATCGATAGCCTGCTCGAGCAGCACCGACCCGGGGAGGAGGCGACCGGGACGCTCTCGCTGGGCGCGGTCGTCGAGGCGTTGCCGTTCGCGACGTTCGTCGTGGTCGACGGCGTCGTGACAGAGCTGAACAGTACTCTCAGCCGGGCGCTCGGTGCCGACCCCGAGGACCTGCATGGCCGACGCCTCGACGAACTGGTCGCGACCGAGGACAGAGACCGGGTCGAGCGTCTGTTCGGGCGGCCCGAGCTCTCGGTCGAACACGTCCGACTGGTCGGGGGAACCGAATCGCTCTCGGTCGAGCTTCGCCCCATCACCATCGAGAACGGGACCGTGTCGGGCTACCTCGGCATCAGCCGCGACCGGGACGAGACCCGGGACTGA
- a CDS encoding ATPase domain-containing protein, which produces MDDTGVRYSTGISGLDHVLHGGFIPGRSYMVSGQPGTGKTILGLHFLLEDPENSLYVAFEEREKDILANAAALGFDLSDITILDLSPDSESFQSRTHYDVFEPPDVEDDITEHVVRAVEETEPNRVFVDPLTQLRYFAPDDYQFRTEVAGFMSFLKDSEATIVFSTQPMPNMPDADLEFICDGSIELGYATKGRTLTVTKFRGSGFQGGTHTMRITETGIDVFPELVPTVRSRDFEAVAMSTGLSEMDSLLAGGIERGTVTVISGPSGVGKTTTGSQLMSAAAERGERSVIYMFEESTDTFVHRSEAIGIPVKKMQAKGTLEIVEVEPLAVSSDEFAHMVRQEVEEKGAKLVMIDGISGYRLSIRGDDDDLVRELHALCRYLRGMGVTSLLIDDVATVTGDFQPTSERISYLGDNILFLRYLEVNGEINRAMGVLKMRTSDFERTLREFEIRSDGLHLGGPLTGLRGVLTGTPEFVEDSGE; this is translated from the coding sequence ATGGATGATACCGGAGTTCGATACTCGACCGGAATCTCCGGTCTTGACCACGTCCTTCATGGCGGCTTCATTCCGGGCCGGTCGTACATGGTCAGTGGCCAGCCCGGCACAGGGAAGACGATTCTCGGCCTGCATTTTCTACTCGAAGACCCGGAGAATAGCCTCTACGTCGCGTTCGAGGAGCGCGAGAAGGACATCCTGGCGAACGCGGCTGCACTCGGGTTCGACCTCTCCGATATCACGATTCTGGACCTGAGCCCCGACTCGGAGTCGTTCCAGTCGCGGACGCACTACGACGTGTTCGAACCACCCGACGTCGAGGACGACATCACGGAACACGTCGTCAGGGCCGTCGAGGAAACCGAACCGAACCGGGTGTTCGTCGACCCGTTGACCCAGCTCCGCTACTTCGCGCCCGACGACTACCAGTTCCGCACGGAGGTCGCTGGCTTCATGAGCTTTCTCAAGGACTCCGAGGCGACCATCGTGTTCTCCACGCAGCCGATGCCGAACATGCCCGACGCCGACCTCGAGTTCATCTGCGACGGGAGCATCGAACTGGGCTACGCCACCAAGGGCCGCACACTCACCGTCACGAAGTTCCGCGGGTCGGGCTTCCAGGGTGGTACCCACACCATGCGGATCACGGAGACCGGAATCGACGTGTTCCCCGAACTGGTCCCGACGGTTCGCTCGCGCGACTTCGAGGCCGTGGCCATGTCGACCGGACTCTCCGAGATGGACAGTCTCCTCGCCGGCGGTATCGAACGCGGGACGGTGACGGTCATCAGCGGCCCGAGTGGGGTCGGGAAGACGACGACCGGCTCGCAGCTCATGAGCGCCGCCGCCGAGCGCGGCGAGCGCTCCGTCATCTACATGTTCGAAGAGTCGACCGACACGTTCGTCCACCGGTCGGAGGCCATCGGGATTCCAGTCAAGAAGATGCAAGCGAAGGGGACCCTCGAGATCGTCGAGGTCGAACCGCTGGCGGTCTCGTCGGACGAGTTCGCACACATGGTCCGCCAGGAGGTCGAGGAGAAAGGAGCGAAACTCGTCATGATAGACGGTATCAGTGGCTACCGGCTCTCCATCCGTGGTGACGACGACGACCTCGTCCGTGAACTGCATGCGCTGTGTCGCTACCTGCGAGGGATGGGTGTCACGTCCCTGCTCATCGACGACGTGGCCACGGTCACCGGCGACTTCCAGCCGACCAGCGAACGGATAAGCTACCTCGGTGACAACATCCTCTTCCTCCGGTACCTCGAAGTGAACGGTGAGATAAACCGGGCGATGGGCGTCCTGAAGATGCGGACGAGCGACTTCGAGCGAACGCTCCGAGAGTTCGAGATACGCTCCGATGGTCTCCATCTCGGAGGACCGCTGACCGGTCTCCGCGGGGTGTTGACCGGAACGCCAGAGTTCGTCGAGGACAGCGGTGAGTGA
- a CDS encoding aminomethyltransferase family protein codes for MTVIESVHADHGATFGERGGRTVVEHYGRPERVHKAVRNVSGVCEMVYGVVTVTGEDRVEFVDNAVSNRVPGEDGEGCYALLLDPQGKIRMDMYVYNAGERLLLFVPPGLADELVEDWGEKVFIQDVELRAATDDFATFGVHGPKSTEKVASVLNKSATPDRHLSFVRGTMGDEGVTVIRGDGLIGDEGYEVICAADDARAVFSTLVNHGLNAAPFGYQTWDALTLEGGTPLFDTELQERLPNVLGLRNAMDFEKGCFVGQEVVSRVENRGQPSRRLVGLEPEVVPDSGAAVFDGDDAIGEVTRACESPSLDRPLAMALVPYDSETTDLTVRVDGDEVSATRVSLPFFAESDRSSRVPEYPS; via the coding sequence ATGACGGTCATCGAGTCGGTCCACGCGGACCACGGGGCGACGTTCGGCGAGCGCGGCGGCCGAACCGTCGTCGAACACTACGGGCGACCGGAGCGAGTCCACAAGGCGGTCAGGAACGTCTCCGGCGTCTGCGAGATGGTGTACGGCGTCGTCACGGTCACCGGCGAGGACAGGGTCGAGTTCGTCGACAACGCCGTCTCGAACCGGGTGCCCGGTGAGGACGGCGAGGGCTGTTACGCGCTCTTGCTCGACCCCCAGGGCAAGATCCGGATGGACATGTACGTCTACAACGCTGGCGAACGCCTGCTCCTGTTCGTGCCGCCGGGACTGGCCGACGAGCTGGTCGAGGACTGGGGCGAGAAGGTGTTCATCCAGGACGTCGAGTTACGGGCCGCCACCGACGACTTCGCCACCTTCGGCGTCCACGGACCGAAGTCGACCGAGAAGGTCGCGAGCGTCCTCAACAAGTCCGCGACCCCGGACCGCCACCTCTCGTTCGTCCGCGGGACGATGGGCGACGAAGGTGTCACCGTAATCCGGGGCGACGGCCTCATCGGCGACGAGGGCTACGAGGTCATCTGTGCCGCGGACGACGCCAGGGCGGTGTTCAGCACGCTCGTCAACCACGGGCTGAACGCGGCCCCCTTCGGCTACCAGACGTGGGATGCCCTGACCCTCGAAGGCGGGACGCCCCTGTTCGACACCGAACTCCAGGAGCGGCTCCCGAACGTCCTCGGCCTGCGGAACGCGATGGACTTCGAGAAGGGCTGTTTCGTCGGCCAGGAGGTCGTCTCCCGCGTGGAGAACCGTGGCCAACCGTCGCGCCGACTCGTCGGACTCGAACCCGAGGTCGTCCCCGACTCCGGAGCCGCGGTCTTCGACGGTGACGACGCCATCGGCGAGGTGACCCGCGCGTGCGAGAGCCCGTCGCTGGACCGGCCGCTCGCCATGGCGCTCGTCCCCTACGACTCCGAGACGACCGACCTTACCGTCCGTGTCGACGGCGACGAGGTGTCGGCGACCCGCGTCTCGCTGCCGTTCTTCGCCGAGAGCGACCGGTCGTCCAGAGTTCCAGAATACCCGTCTTAG
- a CDS encoding DUF5611 family protein, protein MKEYKMRRGEYLEERIPDLKASIEEYFGPVTGTEEFKGSDLYVIGEPTNPVFERIVVGAVEYSGKKDKLAVDFVERNPAELSPDELEAAGDAVSKKNEFLLEATGRDAKSRRESMKRAVEDDPDHDVDA, encoded by the coding sequence ATGAAGGAGTACAAGATGCGACGCGGCGAGTACCTCGAAGAGCGCATTCCGGACCTGAAAGCGAGTATCGAGGAGTACTTCGGCCCCGTGACAGGTACGGAGGAGTTCAAGGGCAGCGACCTCTATGTCATCGGCGAACCGACGAACCCTGTCTTCGAGCGCATCGTCGTCGGCGCTGTGGAGTACTCGGGCAAGAAGGACAAGCTCGCGGTCGATTTCGTCGAGCGCAACCCGGCCGAACTCTCGCCGGACGAGCTCGAAGCCGCTGGCGACGCCGTCTCCAAGAAGAACGAGTTCCTCCTCGAGGCGACCGGCCGTGACGCCAAGTCCCGCCGCGAGTCCATGAAGCGCGCCGTCGAGGACGACCCGGACCACGACGTCGACGCCTGA
- a CDS encoding DUF6432 family protein yields the protein MKAKREFRNRADIDVSVLDALVDRADDGMTVFELRSHVEADIDDLETALAGLKEDGLIVVEQSTGRTVIKPADQVIPDPEDLAEDPSLIDELRKKLPF from the coding sequence ATGAAGGCAAAGCGGGAGTTCCGGAATCGAGCCGACATCGACGTATCCGTGCTCGATGCCCTCGTAGACCGTGCCGACGACGGGATGACAGTCTTCGAGCTCCGCTCGCACGTCGAGGCGGACATCGACGACCTGGAGACGGCCCTCGCGGGGTTGAAAGAGGACGGACTCATCGTCGTCGAACAGTCGACCGGCCGGACGGTCATCAAGCCCGCGGACCAGGTCATCCCCGACCCCGAGGACCTCGCGGAGGACCCGTCGCTCATCGACGAGTTACGGAAGAAACTACCCTTCTAG
- a CDS encoding DUF402 domain-containing protein → MTVRVRGIYTTALTQLLLEEGFDVVQASPPIRRRFEEHEADLAARPAAVEIETTDDRQGVGLIGERETLAAVREVVATVGVDALHWDSAAPRGAVFDGIVTETLGSGAVVDLGDTEGFLPFRTVEGYVDDGDVVRVQVHEPAAPWSDDRPLLSTDITVHDGLVELSQGRSGVSANVKGERATEIVRTTDILPVEVPDGWGVRWQRAAADADMSALGDALQAAVDRAEELDDQLASAGGDPDDAPDQLAPGEGTAWVWFGRECRFALDEIRRGVERTMIGHHRIKAAHRAASTAVDFVEAVCDDPGGEFPFRAVTEQFGPLLGDRIALAHGKPEGRLIVLGRGEITDYDPDGQVTLERQMSGGGTYDALGVPREQGDVAITKLKEGRWWYPTVYRGEDGEKKGTYVNICTPVELFPDEARYVDLHVDVVKHADGTVERVDDDELDEAVASGHVSEALAEKARSVASAVERALS, encoded by the coding sequence ATGACGGTCAGGGTTCGGGGCATCTACACGACCGCACTCACCCAGCTACTGCTCGAGGAGGGGTTCGACGTGGTGCAGGCCTCCCCGCCTATCCGGCGGCGCTTCGAGGAGCACGAGGCCGACCTCGCTGCGAGACCGGCCGCGGTCGAGATCGAGACGACCGACGACCGGCAGGGCGTCGGCCTCATCGGCGAGCGCGAGACCCTCGCGGCGGTCCGCGAGGTCGTCGCCACCGTGGGCGTCGACGCGCTCCACTGGGATAGCGCCGCTCCCCGCGGGGCGGTGTTCGACGGTATCGTCACCGAGACGCTCGGCAGCGGCGCGGTCGTCGATCTGGGCGACACCGAAGGCTTCCTCCCGTTCCGGACGGTGGAGGGCTACGTGGATGACGGCGACGTGGTTCGCGTGCAGGTCCACGAACCGGCCGCCCCCTGGAGCGACGACCGCCCGCTCCTCTCGACCGACATCACGGTCCACGACGGACTGGTCGAACTCTCGCAGGGGCGCTCGGGGGTCTCCGCGAACGTCAAGGGTGAGCGCGCGACCGAAATCGTCCGCACCACCGACATCCTTCCCGTGGAGGTACCCGACGGCTGGGGCGTCCGCTGGCAGCGCGCGGCCGCCGACGCGGACATGTCCGCGCTCGGCGACGCCCTCCAGGCCGCGGTCGACCGCGCCGAGGAACTTGACGACCAGCTGGCGTCGGCCGGCGGCGACCCCGACGACGCCCCGGACCAGCTCGCCCCCGGTGAGGGCACCGCCTGGGTCTGGTTCGGCCGCGAGTGCCGCTTCGCCCTCGACGAGATTCGCCGGGGGGTCGAGCGAACCATGATCGGCCACCATCGCATCAAGGCGGCCCACCGCGCCGCCAGTACGGCGGTCGACTTCGTCGAGGCGGTCTGTGACGACCCCGGCGGCGAGTTCCCGTTCCGGGCGGTCACCGAACAGTTCGGCCCGCTGCTCGGCGACCGCATCGCCCTCGCGCACGGGAAACCCGAAGGGCGGCTCATCGTCCTCGGCCGCGGCGAGATAACGGACTACGACCCCGACGGGCAGGTGACCCTCGAACGCCAGATGTCCGGCGGCGGCACCTACGACGCGCTCGGCGTCCCGCGCGAGCAGGGCGACGTGGCCATCACGAAGCTCAAGGAAGGACGCTGGTGGTATCCGACGGTCTACCGCGGCGAGGACGGCGAAAAGAAGGGCACCTACGTGAACATCTGCACGCCGGTCGAGCTGTTCCCCGACGAGGCTCGCTACGTCGACCTCCACGTCGACGTGGTGAAACACGCGGATGGAACCGTCGAACGCGTCGACGACGACGAACTCGACGAGGCCGTGGCGTCGGGGCACGTCTCGGAAGCGCTCGCGGAGAAGGCCCGGAGCGTCGCCAGCGCGGTCGAGCGGGCACTCAGCTAG